From the Lactuca sativa cultivar Salinas chromosome 9, Lsat_Salinas_v11, whole genome shotgun sequence genome, the window ATGGAGATGGCGAAGGAGGAGATTTGTATACATAAGGTGGGGGAGGTGAGGGTGAAGGTGGTGGTGGCGACTTGTAAATGTATGGTGGAGGCGGTGACGGTGACGGTGGTGGAGGTGACTTGTAAACATAAGGAGGAGGTGGTGAAGGTGAAGGTGGCGGTGGTGATTTGTAAATGTACGGTGGAGGAGGTGATGCTGATGGTGGGGGAGGAGATTTGTATACATATGGTGGTGGAGGTGAGGGTGAAGGTGGTGGTGGCGACTTGTAGATGTAAGGAGGCGGCGGTGATGGAGATGGTGGTGGAGGTGACTTGGAAACATAAGGAGGAGGCGGTGAAGGTGAAGGTGGCGGTGGGGATTTATAGATGTACCGAGGAGGAGGAGGAAccaatggtgatggtggtggaggAGACTTGTAGATATAGGGAGTAcgaggagatggtggtggtggtgatttataaatatatggaGTTGGTGGCGACCTAGATGGTGGTGGCGGCGACTTGTAGTAGTATGGATGGGGAGGAGGCGATTTTGTTGGTGGGGGTGGTGATTTGTAGTAGTAGGAAGGTGGTGGTGATTTAGTTGGtggtgggggagatttgtaataaTATGGTGGCGGTGGTGATTTTACTGGTGGTGGAGGTGACTTGTAATAATACGGTGGAGGTGATTTGACTGGCGGCGGTGGTGACTTGTAATCATAGCTCGGCGGTGGTGGTGATGCATAAACATAATGATCATCATGATCTGCCAGGACTTGAGAAGCCAACACAAATATTGCAAAAGCGAAGAGTAATTGAGGCCGAGCCATGGCCGTCTCTATCATCTATTGTGTAGTTGAGATATAAGATTAATGATTTGGATATGTTGTGCAATGTATAGAGCCCCTTTTATAGTTTCAATTCCATCAGATTGCATAGTATTAAATTCGGAAAATGAAGTTGGATACTTGGGACTTGGGAGTCACTAACATATTGTTCATGTACGCCAAGAATTGGTCAAATATTATTTGACATTTTCAACAACAACCTTTTTAAACAATCTTATAAAAGTCAAATACATTATTTACATCTTATATTGTTAATTGTTTGTCGATGTCAGACAAAATACTGAATTAATCAAAGTTATAAATCGTATATGGTTGTGTACCCAGCAAAAGAATTGTCAGAAATCATATATCTTATGATAAAACTAGGACAACTAGAATTCATGACGtaaaaataatgaatttaaataatttattaagcAGGTTCAATGCATGATGAATACTCGAGCAACCGAATTTTGTTATGTTAAAATCCCAATTGGTTTGTTAAAAACCCAAATGTGCAGATTTACGAGAACTTTGCATCTTTGCTTTTGCAATCACATATTTTATTGGGATAATCACAAAAGGAACCTGGAATGGGGGGTTTAAATTCCCTAAAAATTAGCCAACAATTTTGTTAACATAAACCCAAGATATCCTGCAGATATTATATACCTTCCATATCAACATTATAGTATATTAGGAATTATGAATTATGAATAGGAATATGAATATATATTAGGAATATGTATATTGTATTTAATGCAAAATTTAATGAATTCCATCTCACCAATGGTATATAAATTACAACACAGAGACCGATTTTAACacctttgcttttttttttttttttttttttttttctctacaTTTTTTTCTCCTCCTGCAATTTCATACTACAAGGTACTATAAATCCATTCTTTTCGTGTTGCATAACATTTCAACAACAAAACATCAATAAAGACTATTTAAGCCATATTCACTTAGTATTTATGTATTTGTCGTTATTACAATTTCATGGCTGCTGGTGATTTTACTCTAATTTGAGATCTCGATGTCTTGAAGGACATCTTCATAATGAAGCTTCGTGTTATCAATTATGTACACTCGACAGTTACTAcaacaaaaatgaacttttctcTGTTGAACTTATTCTAATGGACAAAGAGGTATATTTCATAtatctatttttattatttatctgTTTACTGTTTATACTAATCTTTATTAATCGTATTTGCACCACATCTTTTCTTCATTCAGGGTAACAAGATCCAAGGTTATGTCCATAAAGCTTACATTTACAAGTTCAAAAAACTTCTAAAAGAAGGTGAAACTTTTATCTTCAAATCTCCGAATTTAGCAAAGATGCAGGAAGGAAGATTTCAACTTACCAATCAGCTGCAAAAGCTTGCTTTGAATCTGGACAGTACTGTTACTCCGTGTGACGATTTTTGTTGATCATTAAATGGCTTTGATTTTGTTGAGTATCGGACGGTTATCAATGACACTGTTCTAGAAAATATGTCATTGGGTTAGTATTTTCtatttaataatttttatattatcCTTCAAACATGCATATATAAAACATTAACAATTCTACTTCTGCTAAAGAAAGACGAAAATTAAGGAAATTATATTTGGATAATAGAAGGACAGTCCTTATCTAAGGTTGGTTTGTTTTTGAAACATCCGGTTTTTACACATGGTCAATTATATGTTGCCCTATCTAGAGTTCAAAGTAGAGAAACATTAAAATTGCTAATTTTAGATAAGGATAGTAGACTTACAAATAAAACTTCTAATGCTGTTTATAAAGAAGTTTTCAGAAATTTGTAAGTTGTTTGTAAAATATTATTCCTCATAAcatattttcttattattattaataagactttgttaattttatttatattatttgacTAATAATTACAACATTTTAGTATGAAAGTGTAATTAATCTCGCAACTGTGGTTCCCAAGGGTTATAAACCAGTATAAAATAATATGGTTTAGGAAGGCAATTTGCATATAAAAATAAACTATCATATTGTGATTCATTTTATTACGAACCTTGACATATGCGTTAGGACCGGATCTATCCTTAATCCGTAAAACCGCTTTTATAGTTTCAATTCATAACATTTCATAGTATATAATTGGGAAATTTAAGTTGATAATCGGTTGTCATCCGCATATAGTTCATTTATGCCAATGAAGGATCAATGTTATTGAGATGTTGAATACTATGTCTATGACCGGAAAATAAGTTAATCGGGTGGTgataattttcaaaacatttaaatatGACATAAATATAGAAAATCGTCACGAAAATGGGgtatgaaataataaaaaaattgggtTATCGGATGGATTGTGTTAAGCTTTCTTTATGGTATTATGGCCTGAGAGTTAAGGTATATACATATTAGAAAAAACCAAAGCCTCGAAACGAAGGAATTTGATGTGTATATATAGCCATATTTACTCCAAAATGAATAAATATCACAAATGTTAAGAGATTTTTTTTAGGTTGTTCTCGACAGTTGCGAACGTTCAACATAAACAATATTGGTCGTTCTTGAAACAATCATCAGATCCCATTGTTGAACTACCAACtcaataaaccctaatatactcATAAATTACAACTTTTTGTAAACGGACACTTGAATCTTCAACCTACTGACTGACGGGCACCTTTCCTTATCGTACTTGTAATACCATTTCATTGACTAATGCATGACTCGAGCACTTGATATATAAATTGCATACGAAAagcataaacacatcaacaagataaataaacaaaaccaATATACATAACTAAAGTATTGAATAATATTTTTGAGATGTAAATTATAACACAAAGTAATAAATGTTTGCAAcaaataaataagaaaatgaGGTACCCATAAACATTGAAATTCAAAAGGAGGGTGTATAAGAATGTTTAAACAACTTAGTTAGTTAATTGGAAATATGCTTGATATCTTTCTTAGACGTAGTATGGTGGAGACTTGTATATGTAAGGAGTAGGTGGTGAAGGTGAAGGTGGCGGTGGGGATTTGTAAATGTACGGAGCAGCAGGCGATGGTGATGGTGGGGGAGGAGATTTGTATACATAAGGTGAGGGAGGCGAGGGTGAAGGTGGCGGCGGCGATTTGTAGATGTAAGGAGGAGGCGGTGATGGCGACAGTGGCGGAGGTGAGTTGTAAACATAAGGTGGGGGAGGTGAGGGTGAAGGTGGCGGTGGCGATTTGTAAATGTATGGAGGAGGAGGCGATGGTGATGGTGGAGGAGGAGATTTGTATACGTAAGGCGGCGGAGGTGAGGGAGAAGGTGGCGGTGGGGATTTGTAAATGTATGGAGGAGGAGGCGATGGTGATGGGGGAGGAGGAGATTTGTATACATAAGGTGGGGGAGGTGAGGGTGAAGGTGGTGGTGGGGATTTATAGATGTACGGAGGAGGAGGAGATGGTGATGGTGGAGGAGGAGATTTGTATACATAAGGTGGGGGAGGTGAGTGTGAAGGTGGTGGTGGAGACTTGTAGATGTAAGGAGGAGGCGGTGAGGGTGATGGTGGTGGAGGTGACTTGTAAACATATGGCGGGGGAGGTGAGGGTGAAGGTGGTGGCGGCGACTTGTAAATGTAAGGTGGAGGCGGTGATGGTGACGGTGGGGGAGGTGACTTGTAAACATAAGGCGGAGGTGGTGAAGGTGAAGGTGGCGGTGGGGATTTGTAAATGTATGGAGGAGGAGGCGATGGTGATGGTGGGGGTGGAGATTTGTATACATAAGGTGGTGGTGGGGAGGGTGAAGGTGGTGGTGGCGACTTGTATATGTAAGGGGGAGGAGGCGATGGTGATGGTGGAGGAGGAGATTTATATACATAAGGTGGGGGAGGTGAGGGTGAAGGTGGTGGTGGCGACTTGTAAATGTATGGTGGAGGCGGTGATGGTGACGGTGGGGGAGGTGACTTGTAAACATAAGGAGGAGGTGGTGAAGGTGAAGGTGGCGGTGGGGATTTGTAAATGTACGGTGGAGGAGGCGATGGTGATGGTGGGGGAGGAGATTTGTATACATAAGGTGGGGGAGGTGACGGTGAAGGTGGTGGCGGCGACTTGTAGATGTAAGGAGGCGGCGGTGATGGAGATGGTGGTGGAGGTGACTTGTAAACATAAGGAGGAGGTGGTGAAAGTGAAGGTGGTGGTGGGGATTTATAAATGTACGGAGGAGGAGGAggcgatggtgatggtggtggaggAGATTTGTAGATGTAGGGAGTAcgaggagatggtggtggtggtggtggtgatttataaatatatggaGGTGGTGGTGACCTAGAGAGTGGTGGCGGAGACTTGTAGTAGTATGGATGGGGAGGGGGCGAttttgttggtggtggtggtgacttaTAGTAGTAGGAAGGTGGTGGTGATTTAGTTGGTGGTGGAGGAGATTTGTAATAATACAGTGGCGGTGGTGATTTTACCGGTGGTGGAGGTGACTTGTAATAATACGGTGGAGGTGATTTGACCGGCGGCGGTGGTGACTTGTAATCATAGCTCGGCGGTGGTGGTGATGCATAAACATAATGATCATCATGATCTGCCAGGACTTGAGTTGCCAACGCACATATTGCAAAAGCAAAGAGTAATCGAGGCCAAGCCATGGCCATCTCTATCATTCGTATACAATTGAGTAGAGAACCGGTTAGAAGTATATCGAGTAAAAGATTTGGATATGGTTTACATTGCATAGACCCCTTTTTATAGTACCAATTCCATCAAATAGCATGGTATTTAATTATGAGAAGGAAGTTGGATATGTACTTGGGAGTCACTAACATATTGCTCATTTATTCCCAAGAATTGGTCAATACTATTTGACATTTCCAAAACTGCTATACATCTTaaattagttttataattaaTAGACAAAAAAATATCACTTTTAATAGTGTTTATCTATTTGTCAATGTTAGAAAACATCGACTTGACCTAGTCATCGTTACTAATTTAAAAAAGAGCGTCATAAACATCATAAAATATCCGTTCAAAAAAACCTACGTAATGAATTTAAATCACTTCAACATCTCCAATAAACTCTCACTCGTTGTGCAAtcgatgaaaaaaaaaacaatatctaACTAAGATAGAAATATCGACGGAATCATTCGATAagttaaacatgatttttttttcttttctgaacgTCTGTTTCCTTATAATGACTCTAGAAAAACGAATACGAACTTTTTATTGTTTGTTAATTCATTTTTCATAGACGATGTTCTTGTTTATTACATGAACTATATGGTATGTGTAGTTTGAACCTTACGTTGTACAggttaatattataaaaaagTCTTTAACTATTATCTGGAAGTTTTCAAAACTGCAGGCctttttttactttttaattaagtaattatttGAATTTTTATCTTATTATTTCTATGGACGAACAAGGCAACAAGCCGCACCCAGTACTCATTCCTTTCAGCCGACTATGGCATCTACAGCTGTGTCAAAATTGATTCAGTCTACCTTAGTAATGGAACAACATTTCTGCATATATCATCAACGTTCATGTATATATGTTTATGAATTATGACATAGTGAGTCAACAAGGTTTTATGGCCGCGCGATGCAGCAGAACTTTAAGCAAtgacttttttttaatataatatattattttaaagttTAAGTTTGACATTGTTTAATAAaacttaatttaaatttttgatgaaAATTGTACGAATTATGTATTTTGGTATGTTAAATTTGTTAAATGGTTAAGCAAAATAAATATGTTTACATAAACAGTGGCGGACCTTAGTGGTGCCCGGGGGTCCGAGCCACTGCTCCGATTCCGGCACGTagtgtaaattttttttaaatgtttttttattaggTGCACCGATTTAAAATACAAATGTCACTACTAATTTAGATTTTTTCGGAATTTTTTTTAGTACCACCCCTACTAAAACGTTCTACGCTCGCCACTGTACATAAACAAATTTACATAGTTGTAGACATATAGAAGGGTCATTGATATTCAAAATATTTTTAACGAATAGAAAAAATAACAGTTCTTCAAAAGGTTCCAACAAAATACAATAGTGACAACCACAACAAGAAATACGCCCTTTAGGGACGCCAATTTTTGTGACAACGACTGGTTTTAGCGGTGACACTAGGGGACATCGTCGCTAAAGGGTACTATCGTCACTAAAGGGGTTCCACCGGCGATCCTCTTGTGCCACATGTCATTTAATCGTGACCGTAGGCTGTTATGGTGATCCATCAGTTAGGTTTCATCTGGTGGgaagtattagcggcgacactaATAGCGACGACGTGTCGCCGCTATAGTTAGCGATCCGTCTGAATGTCATCGTGGCCCTTGAATTGTTTTTAGATCGGACGACTACTAGGCACCAGAGAATGGCGCGTGTTTTTCCCTCCAACTTGTCGCCCCAATTGCTAAGGCGTCGCCGTTAAAGGTGTCGCCGCAATTGCTAGGGTGTCCTTTTGACTACCCTTCGTCCCAGACGACTCAGTCGGCCTCTACCACTCTCTCTCGCAAACTACGGCGACCATCTATGTTTTCCGTCATTTCCGGCGTACTTCACCAACCCAAACCACCACTCATTCTAGGCTTTCATTTCAGTCAATTTCTAGCACATTCCGGCAATATCCGGCCATTTCCGACGAGATTCTGAGTTTTCCAACGAGATTAAAACTCCGGTAAGGTTCGTTTTGCTCTTCCTTTTTAGCTTTCTCTTGTTTTCTGATCTATATTTAACCTTAATTTCATTTTCTTGTGATTTTAAGTAAACTCCGATGGCTCTCACAATTTTCCGGCGGCTAGAATATTTCCGACGACTTACCCTTTTCCGGCGACTTTCTTCTGTTTATAATATATATGAAATTAGATGAAATATAtgaatgtgtatatattttggtaTGTGAAATCAGATGAAACATGTAAATTGTGTATGCAAATATGTATCTGAAATTAGATGAAATTTATAAAATGTATATGCaaatatgtttgaaaaaaatgtatatgtatgtctatgtatgaaaaaatgtatatttataaaaatgtatatgaaaatatgTGTATAAGTGTATTTCTATGTGAAATATATGTGTTATACATATATGAAAAAAATGTATGTTAAAAAATATATGTCTATGAGTTATATGTATTGTTATGTGAAAAATGTATGTGAAAATATATGTGAAAATACAGGTATTTATATCAAATGTATGtgaaaaaaaagacatttttatATGAAATGTATGTtacaatataagtatttttataggCTCCCACGGGTTAACTTTAGACTTatgaaatatttattaatattagcttgtatattaatattaattatggGTAACAATTTTGAAAATGTTATCTTCGGTAAAtaaatataaacttgttttttttttttaaactttatttaaaaccatcaaataaattatatttttaaaaatttaataacATATAACTTTATAGTATCCATAAAGAAATAGTAATAGCTTactattttaaataaaacaaactaaaaataaaataaaagaagcaTGTAATAACTAAGATACactgaaaatgaaaaatgttATATCTTAAAAATATACAATTGGTTGATTTGATGACGTGGACTCTTTTAAAAGTGCCTcgtctttatttattttttaaaaaattatactaaATTGATGGcgctaaatatgaaaaaaaaagatgatatatataacaaatatataatatcgtttaaagtacaatgttatacgaaaaataaaaatgaaaaattaagacGCTAAATCCACTAAGTTATAATTactcaaaatagaaaaataaaaacaaaaataagttgggattaaaaatcaaaatatg encodes:
- the LOC111912986 gene encoding extensin-2, coding for MIEMAMAWPRLLFAFAICALATQVLADHDDHYVYASPPPPSYDYKSPPPPVKSPPPYYYKSPPPPVKSPPPLYYYKSPPPPTKSPPPSYYYKSPPPPTKSPPPHPYYYKSPPPLSRSPPPPYIYKSPPPPPPSPRTPYIYKSPPPPSPSPPPPPYIYKSPPPPSLSPPPPYVYKSPPPPSPSPPPPYIYKSPPPPSPSPPPPYVYKSPPPPSPSPPPPYIYKSPPPPSPSPPPPYVYKSPPPPSPSPPPPYIYKSPPPPSPSPPPPYVYKSPPPPSPSPPPPYIYKSPPPPSPSPPPPYVYKSPPPPSPSPPPPYIYKSPPPPSPSPPPPYVYKSPPPPSPSPPPPYIYKSPPPPSPSPPPPYVYKSPPPPSPSPPPPYIYKSPPPPSHSPPPPYVYKSPPPPSPSPPPPYIYKSPPPPSPSPPPPYVYKSPPPPSPSPPPPYIYKSPPPPSPSPPPPYVYKSPPPPSPSPPPPYIYKSPPPPSPSPPPPYVYNSPPPLSPSPPPPYIYKSPPPPSPSPPSPYVYKSPPPPSPSPAAPYIYKSPPPPSPSPPTPYIYKSPPYYV